A section of the Vespa velutina chromosome 6, iVesVel2.1, whole genome shotgun sequence genome encodes:
- the LOC124949616 gene encoding uncharacterized protein LOC124949616 isoform X5 yields MDMEKCNKNVQKIDSEVGTSLSLDSDASIADFKSPKIKPIEKLKLFNFKLTKKKETSIKTELSKGLNKKAGNQLKKNISDVHIRTESNICEDKSESVKHSNDTKVAYVCPLCFKNFKDTNSRILHMKNCAAKNNVSMEKLLQAMELQERQSAERVSLGLLAAPVLQNKKQTTINKMFLAKDHQLQLALALSKSLYEAEEVGNYNEIEDLADICPTKDSTKELMDKNLMGNITTRFQKKKKQTFITVLQTRSKEERDRLITEKIAEILIDSETLHQSQQQMQSKFENIKRNNLRSHILKKYLNFDNKLWNSAMLQLSQKDFYVITLSPYIIPSTKQTFMESESESNMSNKSEQKVSSPTKSNLHSNKKESSNISHKVDINLFPNTEKENINIQSSINTLILDWGNALNNSSSSDIIIFVNDSKHIWVHKLVFYIRCSNILLDIIPNNDTTYSVKEMICWIDVEYHIALAFLEFIYCGIIKKHAISFNDNIAISSLGRLARRYKVKELFTYLRLEYAAFHDRTSKNDKFELYKQDIQEDCNSNDKQNEFVEYNTLTPKEDINSVNCNNQSIPDISIMEISPDKLLKTSISPEKCVTLVDRKNSMSPDIFNDTSNDVILNRTNMEILLSPIQCSSKNTTNQILFSSSINKSRSSTDECALNQSPVATPKNNPNIMENKIKSKSNLTLFIEEIQRENAKSDFASDSEIDSPIKSFIQYNKNPFRKKNYDESNVLDKLHNSKLSSDRTEKKENGLSKLEKDMQIHADDNPQLYNITVDKNLTTSTEHNHTDLFSSIKEIETSMYSDNNISEKTIASSQINNASVTTSLSSNSEMDTDDLNMYTKNKRKYIDKSIAVYQSASKKYKNTMTEIKNDEVENNKAIASNSDKVDEDEIYDTLLNNSFKHKDNFKEQDIDNCNNDSSKIQITNNESFNNDYSNIFNLVSPEISDIENQNDSPFKLSTNPDSVVISSSPDIDINSQDINNFNKNDSLGVLSSKIQESDDELHYTFPNDIHFSNINIDNRIEHITLNNKTLQICSRNKKLRKRCKSEGNLQINYTAEENDKLDKFNNMNSLQCNKEDNKLIIKNKLFTITENNDILPPNYDIMDTAELHREMQKYGLKIQNRNKNIKLLTYIYKELHPTIETIDTSGKNMYNEYEGPQKKRLKENGN; encoded by the exons atggacatggaaaaatgtaataaaaatgtacaaaaaatCGATAGTGAAGTTGGTACATCTCTATCATTGGATTCAGATGCAAGTATAGCAGATTTTAAGTCTCCAAAAATAAAaccaattgaaaaattaaaactatttaaCTTCAaattaacgaagaagaaagaaacaagcaTAAAAACTGAGTTAAGTAAAGGCTTAAATAAGAAAGCAGGTAatcagttaaaaaaaaatatttctgatgTTCATATACGAACAGAATCAAATATATGCGAGGACAAAAGTGAATCTGTAAAACATTCAAATGATACAAAGGTAGCATATGTATGTCCATTATgttttaagaattttaaagATACGAATAGTAGGATACTTCATATGAAAAATTGTGCtgcaaaaaataatgtttctatGGAAAAACTATTACAAGCTATGGAGTTACAAGAACGTCAATCTGCAGAAAGAGTTTCTCTTGGATTACTTGCTGCACCTGTGTTACAGAATAAAAAGCAAActactataaataaaatg TTTCTCGCAAAGGATCATCAATTGCAACTTGCTCTTGCACTTTCTAAATCTCTCTATGAAGCTGAAGAAGTGGGGAATTACAATGAAATAGAGGATTTAGCAGATATATGTCCTACAAAGGATTCTACTAAGGAACTTATGGACAAAAATTTAATGGGGAACATTACCACtcgatttcaaaagaaaa aaaagcaAACTTTTATAACAGTATTACAAACTcgttcaaaagaagaaagagaccgTTTAATAACTGAAAAAATAGctgaaattttaatagatagtGAAACACTTCATCAGAGCCAACAACAAATGCAaagtaaatttgaaaatataaaaaggaataatttgaGAAGTCATAtccttaaaaaatatttaaatttt GATAATAAATTATGGAATTCAGCGATGTTACAGTTAAgtcaaaaagatttttatgtcATAACTCTATCACCATATATAATCCCAAGTACAAAACAAACGTTTATG gAAAGTGAAAGTGAATCAAATATGTCAAATAAATCTGAACAAAAAGTTTCATCGCCAACAAAATCTAATTtacattcgaataaaaaagaaagttcaaATATATCACACAAAGTGGATATAAACTTATTTCCaaatacagaaaaagagaatattaacATACAGTCGTCTATTAATACTCTAATACTTGATTGGGGAAATGcattaaacaatagttcatcaagtgatataataatatttgttaatgatAGTAAACATATTTGGGTACATAAATTGGTCTTTTATATACGCTGTTCTAATATTTTACTTGATATAATTCCAAATAATGATACAACTTATTCAGTTAAAGAAATGATCTGCTGGATCGATGTAGAGTACCATATTGCTTTAGCATTtctagaatttatttattgtggtattattaaaaagcatgcaatttcttttaatgacAATATTGCCATATCTTCACTGGGTCGTTTGGCAAGAagatataaagtaaaagaattattcacTTATTTGCGTCTTGAATATGCTGCTTTCCACGATAGAACTTCAAAAAATGATAAGTTTGAACTATATAAACAAGATATACAAGAAGATTGTAATAGCAATGATAAGCAAAATGAATTTGTAGAATATAATACACTAACTCcaaaagaagatattaatagtgttaattgtaataatcaaAGTATACCTGATATTTCCATAATGGAAATATCGCCTGATAAACTCTTAAAAACAAGTATATCTCCAGAAAAATGTGTGACACTTGTGGATAGAAAAAATAGTATGTCTCCAGATATATTCAATGATACATCAAATGATGTTATATTAAATCGTACaaatatggaaatattattGAGTCCAATTCAATGCAGTTCAAAAAATACtacaaatcaaattttattttcctcatcAATAAACAAAAGTAGATCTTCTACTGATGAATGTGCACTTAATCAGTCACCAGTGGCAACTCCAAAAAATAATCCAAATATAatggagaataaaataaaatcaaaaagtaatcttacattatttattgaagAAATTCAGAGAGAAAATGCCAAATCAGATTTTGCTTCAGATTCTGAAATAGACTCTCCAATCAAATCGTTTATtcagtataataaaaatccatttagaaagaagaattatgaTGAATCTAATGTTCTTGATAAACTCCATAATTCTAAACTTTCCTCAGAtcgaacagaaaagaaagaaaatggtttGAGTAAACTTGAAAAGGATATGCAGATTCATGCTGATGATAATCCACAGTTATACAATATAACAGTAGATAAAAATCTTACTACATCTACTGAACATAATCATACAGATTTATTCTcatcaataaaagaaattgaaactAGTATGTATAGTGACAACAATATCTCAGAAAAAACTATTGCAAGTTCACAGATTAATAATGCGTCTGTAACTACATCATTATCTTCTAATAGTGAAATGGATACAGATGATctaaatatgtatacaaaaaataaaagaaaatatattgataaaagtaTAGCTGTATATCAATCTGcttcgaaaaaatataaaaatactatgactgaaattaaaaatgacgaagtagaaaataataaagccATTGCATCAAATTCAGATAAAGTTGATGAAGATGAAATCTATGAtactttgttaaataatagttttaaACATAAAGACAATTTTAAAGAACAAGATATAGATAATTGTAACAATGATAgttcaaaaattcaaattactaATAATGAAagctttaataatgattactcCAATATTTTTAACTTAGTTTCTCCTGAAATATCTGATATCGAAAACCAGAATGACAGTCCTTTTAAATTATCAACCAATCCGGATTCTGTTGTAATATCCTCTAGTccagatatagatataaacaGTCAAGATATTAACAActtcaataaaaatgatagccTTGGTGTTCTAAGTTCTAAAATACAAGAATCTGATGATGAATTGCACTATACTTTTCCGAATGATATAcacttttcaaatattaatatcgataacagaATTGAACATATtactttgaataataaaacattgcaAATTTGttcaagaaacaaaaaattacgaaaaagatGTAAATCTGAAGggaatttacaaattaattacacagctgaagaaaatgataaacttgataaattcaataatatgaACAGTCTTCAATGCAACAAAGAAGATAACAAGTtgattataaagaataaattatttactataactgaaaataatgatattttaccaccaaattatgatattatggATACTGCTGAGCTTCAT agGGAAATGCAGAAATATGGATTAAAGATACAAAaccgtaataaaaatattaaattattaacatatatttataaagaattacaTCCTACTATCGAAACAATAGATACAAGCggtaaaaatatgtataatgaatACGAAGggccacaaaaaaaaagattaaag GAGAATGGAAACTAA
- the LOC124949616 gene encoding uncharacterized protein LOC124949616 isoform X6 — protein sequence MDMEKCNKNVQKIDSEVGTSLSLDSDASIADFKSPKIKPIEKLKLFNFKLTKKKETSIKTELSKGLNKKAGNQLKKNISDVHIRTESNICEDKSESVKHSNDTKVAYVCPLCFKNFKDTNSRILHMKNCAAKNNVSMEKLLQAMELQERQSAERVSLGLLAAPVLQNKKQTTINKMFLAKDHQLQLALALSKSLYEAEEVGNYNEIEDLADICPTKDSTKELMDKNLMGNITTRFQKKKKQTFITVLQTRSKEERDRLITEKIAEILIDSETLHQSQQQMQSKFENIKRNNLRSHILKKYLNFDNKLWNSAMLQLSQKDFYVITLSPYIIPSTKQTFMESESESNMSNKSEQKVSSPTKSNLHSNKKESSNISHKVDINLFPNTEKENINIQSSINTLILDWGNALNNSSSSDIIIFVNDSKHIWVHKLVFYIRCSNILLDIIPNNDTTYSVKEMICWIDVEYHIALAFLEFIYCGIIKKHAISFNDNIAISSLGRLARRYKVKELFTYLRLEYAAFHDRTSKNDKFELYKQDIQEDCNSNDKQNEFVEYNTLTPKEDINSVNCNNQSIPDISIMEISPDKLLKTSISPEKCVTLVDRKNSMSPDIFNDTSNDVILNRTNMEILLSPIQCSSKNTTNQILFSSSINKSRSSTDECALNQSPVATPKNNPNIMENKIKSKSNLTLFIEEIQRENAKSDFASDSEIDSPIKSFIQYNKNPFRKKNYDESNVLDKLHNSKLSSDRTEKKENGLSKLEKDMQIHADDNPQLYNITVDKNLTTSTEHNHTDLFSSIKEIETSMYSDNNISEKTIASSQINNASVTTSLSSNSEMDTDDLNMYTKNKRKYIDKSIAVYQSASKKYKNTMTEIKNDEVENNKAIASNSDKVDEDEIYDTLLNNSFKHKDNFKEQDIDNCNNDSSKIQITNNESFNNDYSNIFNLVSPEISDIENQNDSPFKLSTNPDSVVISSSPDIDINSQDINNFNKNDSLGVLSSKIQESDDELHYTFPNDIHFSNINIDNRIEHITLNNKTLQICSRNKKLRKRCKSEGNLQINYTAEENDKLDKFNNMNSLQCNKEDNKLIIKNKLFTITENNDILPPNYDIMDTAELHREMQKYGLKIQNRNKNIKLLTYIYKELHPTIETIDTSGKNMYNEYEGPQKKRLKEFK from the exons atggacatggaaaaatgtaataaaaatgtacaaaaaatCGATAGTGAAGTTGGTACATCTCTATCATTGGATTCAGATGCAAGTATAGCAGATTTTAAGTCTCCAAAAATAAAaccaattgaaaaattaaaactatttaaCTTCAaattaacgaagaagaaagaaacaagcaTAAAAACTGAGTTAAGTAAAGGCTTAAATAAGAAAGCAGGTAatcagttaaaaaaaaatatttctgatgTTCATATACGAACAGAATCAAATATATGCGAGGACAAAAGTGAATCTGTAAAACATTCAAATGATACAAAGGTAGCATATGTATGTCCATTATgttttaagaattttaaagATACGAATAGTAGGATACTTCATATGAAAAATTGTGCtgcaaaaaataatgtttctatGGAAAAACTATTACAAGCTATGGAGTTACAAGAACGTCAATCTGCAGAAAGAGTTTCTCTTGGATTACTTGCTGCACCTGTGTTACAGAATAAAAAGCAAActactataaataaaatg TTTCTCGCAAAGGATCATCAATTGCAACTTGCTCTTGCACTTTCTAAATCTCTCTATGAAGCTGAAGAAGTGGGGAATTACAATGAAATAGAGGATTTAGCAGATATATGTCCTACAAAGGATTCTACTAAGGAACTTATGGACAAAAATTTAATGGGGAACATTACCACtcgatttcaaaagaaaa aaaagcaAACTTTTATAACAGTATTACAAACTcgttcaaaagaagaaagagaccgTTTAATAACTGAAAAAATAGctgaaattttaatagatagtGAAACACTTCATCAGAGCCAACAACAAATGCAaagtaaatttgaaaatataaaaaggaataatttgaGAAGTCATAtccttaaaaaatatttaaatttt GATAATAAATTATGGAATTCAGCGATGTTACAGTTAAgtcaaaaagatttttatgtcATAACTCTATCACCATATATAATCCCAAGTACAAAACAAACGTTTATG gAAAGTGAAAGTGAATCAAATATGTCAAATAAATCTGAACAAAAAGTTTCATCGCCAACAAAATCTAATTtacattcgaataaaaaagaaagttcaaATATATCACACAAAGTGGATATAAACTTATTTCCaaatacagaaaaagagaatattaacATACAGTCGTCTATTAATACTCTAATACTTGATTGGGGAAATGcattaaacaatagttcatcaagtgatataataatatttgttaatgatAGTAAACATATTTGGGTACATAAATTGGTCTTTTATATACGCTGTTCTAATATTTTACTTGATATAATTCCAAATAATGATACAACTTATTCAGTTAAAGAAATGATCTGCTGGATCGATGTAGAGTACCATATTGCTTTAGCATTtctagaatttatttattgtggtattattaaaaagcatgcaatttcttttaatgacAATATTGCCATATCTTCACTGGGTCGTTTGGCAAGAagatataaagtaaaagaattattcacTTATTTGCGTCTTGAATATGCTGCTTTCCACGATAGAACTTCAAAAAATGATAAGTTTGAACTATATAAACAAGATATACAAGAAGATTGTAATAGCAATGATAAGCAAAATGAATTTGTAGAATATAATACACTAACTCcaaaagaagatattaatagtgttaattgtaataatcaaAGTATACCTGATATTTCCATAATGGAAATATCGCCTGATAAACTCTTAAAAACAAGTATATCTCCAGAAAAATGTGTGACACTTGTGGATAGAAAAAATAGTATGTCTCCAGATATATTCAATGATACATCAAATGATGTTATATTAAATCGTACaaatatggaaatattattGAGTCCAATTCAATGCAGTTCAAAAAATACtacaaatcaaattttattttcctcatcAATAAACAAAAGTAGATCTTCTACTGATGAATGTGCACTTAATCAGTCACCAGTGGCAACTCCAAAAAATAATCCAAATATAatggagaataaaataaaatcaaaaagtaatcttacattatttattgaagAAATTCAGAGAGAAAATGCCAAATCAGATTTTGCTTCAGATTCTGAAATAGACTCTCCAATCAAATCGTTTATtcagtataataaaaatccatttagaaagaagaattatgaTGAATCTAATGTTCTTGATAAACTCCATAATTCTAAACTTTCCTCAGAtcgaacagaaaagaaagaaaatggtttGAGTAAACTTGAAAAGGATATGCAGATTCATGCTGATGATAATCCACAGTTATACAATATAACAGTAGATAAAAATCTTACTACATCTACTGAACATAATCATACAGATTTATTCTcatcaataaaagaaattgaaactAGTATGTATAGTGACAACAATATCTCAGAAAAAACTATTGCAAGTTCACAGATTAATAATGCGTCTGTAACTACATCATTATCTTCTAATAGTGAAATGGATACAGATGATctaaatatgtatacaaaaaataaaagaaaatatattgataaaagtaTAGCTGTATATCAATCTGcttcgaaaaaatataaaaatactatgactgaaattaaaaatgacgaagtagaaaataataaagccATTGCATCAAATTCAGATAAAGTTGATGAAGATGAAATCTATGAtactttgttaaataatagttttaaACATAAAGACAATTTTAAAGAACAAGATATAGATAATTGTAACAATGATAgttcaaaaattcaaattactaATAATGAAagctttaataatgattactcCAATATTTTTAACTTAGTTTCTCCTGAAATATCTGATATCGAAAACCAGAATGACAGTCCTTTTAAATTATCAACCAATCCGGATTCTGTTGTAATATCCTCTAGTccagatatagatataaacaGTCAAGATATTAACAActtcaataaaaatgatagccTTGGTGTTCTAAGTTCTAAAATACAAGAATCTGATGATGAATTGCACTATACTTTTCCGAATGATATAcacttttcaaatattaatatcgataacagaATTGAACATATtactttgaataataaaacattgcaAATTTGttcaagaaacaaaaaattacgaaaaagatGTAAATCTGAAGggaatttacaaattaattacacagctgaagaaaatgataaacttgataaattcaataatatgaACAGTCTTCAATGCAACAAAGAAGATAACAAGTtgattataaagaataaattatttactataactgaaaataatgatattttaccaccaaattatgatattatggATACTGCTGAGCTTCAT agGGAAATGCAGAAATATGGATTAAAGATACAAAaccgtaataaaaatattaaattattaacatatatttataaagaattacaTCCTACTATCGAAACAATAGATACAAGCggtaaaaatatgtataatgaatACGAAGggccacaaaaaaaaagattaaag gaATTCAAATGA